One genomic region from Mangifera indica cultivar Alphonso chromosome 17, CATAS_Mindica_2.1, whole genome shotgun sequence encodes:
- the LOC123200919 gene encoding PTI1-like tyrosine-protein kinase At3g15890 has protein sequence MGSASSCCGSEKLEEGITTITAANNATWRIFSYKELHTATNGFSEDNKLGEGGFGSVYWGKTSDGLQIAVKKLKAMNSKAEMEFAVEVEVLGRVRHKNLLGLRGYFAGTDQRLIVYDYMPNLSLLSHLHGQFAKEVRLDWKRRMKIVLGSAEGLLYLHHEVTPHIIHRDIKASNVLLDSDFEPLVADFGFAKLIPEGVSHMTTRVKGTLGYLAPEYAMWGKVSESCDVYSFGILLLEILTGRKPIEKLPGGVKRTITEWAEPLILKGRFRDLVDPKLRGNFDENQLIQAINVAALCVQSEPEKRPNMKEVVNMLEGYDPRGKVMQMRIESVKYKEELLAMDQTSDEDIGPEDRDESTYGVFGALEIPTMQDPHKDRKTHK, from the exons ATGGGATCAGCCTCCAGTTGCTGTGGTTCAGAGAAGCTTGAAGAGGG GATAACGACAATTACTGCAGCAAATAATGCTACATGGAGGATATTTTCTTACAAGGAGTTGCATACCGCTACTAATGGCTTTAGTGAAGATAACAAGCTTGGAGAAGGTGGTTTTGGCAGTGTTTACTGGGGAAAAACTTCTGATGGGCTTCAG ATTGCAGTGAAGAAATTGAAAGCTATGAATTCAAAAGCCGAGATGGAATTTGCGGTGGAAGTTGAAGTTCTGGGAAGGGTTAGGCACAAGAATTTGTTGGGTCTAAGAGGCTACTTTGCTGGGACTGATCAACGCCTCATTGTTTACGATTACATGCCTAATCTCAGCTTGCTCTCTCATCTCCATGGTCAATTTGCCAAAGAGGTTCGATTAGATTGGAAAAGAAGGATGAAAATCGTGCTTGGCTCCGCTGAAGGCCTCCT gTATTTGCACCACGAGGTGACTCCCCACATCATTCACAGAGATATAAAAGCCAGCAACGTTCTCCTGGATTCTGATTTCGAACCACTGGTTGCAGATTTTGGATTCGCAAAGCTGATTCCTGAAGGCGTCAGCCATATGACCACCAGAGTGAAGGGCACATTAGGCTACCTAGCACCAGAATACGCCATGTGGGGCAAAGTTTCCGAGAGTTGCGACGTTTACAGCTTCGGAATTCTTCTTCTAGAAATCCTGACAGGAAGAAAACCAATCGAAAAGCTCCCTGGAGGAGTCAAAAGAACCATAACAGAATGGGCAGAGCCCCTCATTCTAAAAGGAAGATTCAGGGACCTTGTTGATCCAAAGCTCCGAGGAAACTTCGATGAAAACCAGTTGATACAAGCCATTAATGTTGCAGCCCTGTGTGTGCAGTCGGAGCCCGAGAAGCGGCCAAACATGAAGGAAGTTGTGAATATGCTTGAAGGGTATGATCCTCGTGGCAAAGTGATGCAGATGAGAATCGAAAGTGTTAAATACAAGGAAGAATTGCTGGCTATGGATCAAACTAGCGACGAAGATATTGGTCCTGAGGATCGTGATGAAAGTACTTATGGAGTTTTCGGAGCCTTGGAGATTCCAACAATGCAAGATCCACACAAAGATCGGAaaacacataaataa